A single Paenibacillus sp. FSL R5-0517 DNA region contains:
- the allB gene encoding allantoinase AllB, with product MITFDTIIRGARVVLRDRVEQLDIGITGEKITELSTRLTAGEATCIIEAEGLTVMPGVVDIHVHFNEPGLASWEGFQSGSAALAAGGITTYVDMPLNGVPPTTRPEAWEMKMKAAADQSYVDFAFWGGLVPGNRDELAPLARLGAAGFKAFMSEPGGDGEDIFARADDHTLLDGMKELATLNRVLALHAEDEGIVAELATRSIAEGKTKPMDYIRSRPVEAEVVAVARALKYGEQTGCALHFVHISTREALDLIAAAKRRGQDVTSETCPHYLTLTEKDVVRLGAVAKCAPPLRSSSEQEQLWDALNSGLIDVIASDHSPCPPSMKQSDNFFEIWGGISGAQSTLLIMLEEGHLQRNIDLPLLGRVLSLQPARRLGLENKGEIAIGMDADLVLIDWGKGTTLNTEDLLYTHKQSPYVGRTFKCQIADVFCRGQRVYNSESGLSPLPVGQHIAAYSSSPIEVGTEETP from the coding sequence ATGATTACATTTGATACCATCATCCGGGGGGCCCGGGTGGTGCTGAGAGATCGGGTAGAGCAACTGGATATTGGCATTACGGGTGAGAAAATTACGGAACTATCCACGCGGCTGACTGCTGGTGAAGCGACTTGCATCATAGAAGCTGAGGGGCTTACAGTGATGCCGGGTGTCGTGGACATTCATGTACACTTCAATGAACCCGGACTCGCGAGTTGGGAGGGATTCCAGTCAGGTTCGGCAGCCCTTGCCGCAGGAGGAATCACGACCTATGTTGATATGCCGCTTAACGGCGTACCCCCAACCACAAGGCCGGAAGCATGGGAGATGAAAATGAAAGCAGCCGCAGACCAATCGTATGTTGATTTTGCTTTCTGGGGAGGTTTGGTTCCCGGCAACCGGGATGAACTTGCTCCACTGGCACGGCTGGGGGCTGCGGGATTCAAGGCATTTATGTCCGAGCCGGGTGGAGATGGGGAAGACATCTTTGCCAGAGCTGATGACCATACGCTGCTGGACGGGATGAAAGAACTTGCAACATTAAACCGTGTGCTGGCACTTCATGCAGAGGACGAAGGCATCGTTGCCGAACTTGCTACGAGAAGCATCGCAGAGGGAAAGACGAAACCGATGGATTATATCCGGTCTCGTCCTGTGGAAGCTGAAGTCGTCGCGGTTGCCCGAGCGTTGAAATACGGCGAACAGACCGGGTGTGCGCTGCATTTTGTGCATATTAGCACCCGGGAAGCGCTGGATCTGATTGCAGCAGCCAAACGGCGTGGGCAAGACGTCACTTCGGAGACATGCCCTCATTATCTGACGCTGACCGAGAAGGATGTGGTTCGATTGGGTGCTGTAGCAAAATGCGCTCCACCTCTTCGCAGCTCTTCCGAACAGGAGCAGTTATGGGATGCACTGAATTCAGGATTGATTGATGTTATCGCCTCAGACCATTCTCCTTGCCCACCATCCATGAAACAATCGGATAACTTCTTTGAAATCTGGGGCGGTATATCCGGGGCACAAAGCACATTGCTAATCATGCTGGAGGAAGGACATCTTCAGCGAAATATCGACCTTCCGTTGCTCGGAAGAGTGCTCTCTCTGCAGCCTGCCAGAAGGCTTGGTCTGGAGAATAAAGGGGAGATTGCAATTGGCATGGATGCAGATCTGGTTCTGATTGACTGGGGTAAGGGCACGACCCTGAACACGGAGGATCTGCTCTACACGCATAAACAGAGCCCTTATGTGGGACGTACCTTTAAGTGTCAGATTGCAGATGTATTTTGCCGTGGTCAGCGCGTCTACAACTCGGAATCCGGGTTATCTCCTTTGCCTGTCGGGCAACACATTGCGGCTTATTCTTCTAGTCCCATTGAAGTGGGAACGGAGGAGACGCCATGA
- the uraH gene encoding hydroxyisourate hydrolase — protein MSMSDGRITTHVLDTSKGVPAAGVRIELYTLKRDGEQENKTKVAESVTNADGRLDAPLLDGGKLEPAIYELQFHVESYYAHRSLEELGQALWTIVPIRFAVSDASSHYHIPLLIAPGGYSTYRGS, from the coding sequence ATGTCGATGTCTGATGGCCGAATTACAACACATGTGCTGGATACCTCCAAAGGTGTGCCTGCTGCGGGTGTTCGGATCGAACTGTATACCCTGAAGAGGGATGGTGAACAAGAAAACAAGACAAAAGTAGCTGAGTCGGTGACCAATGCGGATGGGCGTTTGGATGCACCGCTGCTGGATGGAGGCAAGTTGGAGCCAGCGATATATGAGCTTCAATTCCATGTCGAGAGTTATTACGCACATCGTTCATTGGAGGAGCTGGGGCAGGCATTATGGACGATTGTTCCGATACGGTTTGCCGTATCTGATGCCTCAAGCCATTACCATATTCCATTATTGATTGCTCCAGGAGGTTACAGTACATACCGGGGAAGCTGA
- the pucL gene encoding factor-independent urate hydroxylase, with amino-acid sequence MSDLIKLVNNWSITQFVHTFGGLFEESPWVAERSGLLRPFDSFEQMMNVMKNVVQASDDQVKLQLLRNHPDLGARISMSSNSVQEQAGAGLDSLSQEQYNELQQLNKAYTSQFGFPFILAVKGHTASSILESMRQRHRRGREEEFETALREVFKIAGIRLEQWLAQIGHEHEFVSKPAAVQQRTMYYGKGDVWMYRSYAKPLTGIQSIPESPFMGRSNILFGLNIKVAVQGDEFLPSFAEGDNSLVVATDSMKNFILKHAADYTGATVEGFLALVSRRFLETYPQMSKVQMTADQIPFEDIPIGLEGSYRPSTLVFRYSQNDRATAAVEAERTGDSIELSNHFSGVADLRLIKVKGSEFAGFMQDEYTTLPETWDRPLFIFLNINWRYEDPRDGMDDQRGRYVAAEQVRDLAAAVFHECRSASIQHLIYQIGRRLLSRFEQLSEVSFESNNRTWETVLEEVKEGEGKVFTEPRPPYGFQGFSMTRDDLGTGGRDAGKEGDV; translated from the coding sequence CCGTTTGATTCATTTGAACAGATGATGAACGTGATGAAGAACGTGGTTCAGGCATCGGATGACCAGGTGAAGTTGCAATTGCTTCGAAATCACCCGGATCTTGGAGCACGAATCAGCATGAGCAGCAATTCCGTTCAGGAACAAGCTGGTGCAGGCCTTGATTCACTCTCACAAGAGCAATACAACGAACTTCAACAATTAAACAAAGCATATACAAGCCAATTCGGCTTTCCATTCATACTGGCTGTAAAAGGCCATACCGCAAGCTCCATCCTCGAATCCATGAGGCAACGTCATCGCCGAGGCAGGGAAGAAGAATTCGAGACTGCCTTGAGGGAAGTATTCAAGATTGCGGGCATTCGCTTGGAGCAGTGGCTCGCACAGATCGGTCATGAACATGAGTTTGTGAGCAAGCCAGCCGCAGTGCAGCAGCGGACCATGTATTACGGCAAAGGGGATGTGTGGATGTACCGTTCCTACGCCAAACCGTTGACGGGCATACAGTCCATTCCGGAATCGCCGTTCATGGGACGCAGCAATATTCTGTTTGGATTAAACATTAAGGTCGCTGTGCAGGGTGATGAATTCTTGCCTTCTTTTGCAGAAGGGGATAATTCGCTGGTGGTCGCAACTGATTCAATGAAAAATTTCATTCTGAAACATGCAGCGGATTATACAGGGGCAACGGTGGAAGGATTTCTTGCGCTGGTAAGCCGTCGTTTCCTGGAGACGTATCCGCAGATGAGCAAGGTTCAGATGACAGCGGACCAGATTCCTTTTGAAGATATACCCATTGGATTAGAAGGAAGCTATCGACCGAGTACGCTCGTATTTCGTTATTCACAGAATGATCGTGCGACAGCTGCCGTGGAAGCAGAACGAACAGGAGACTCGATCGAATTAAGCAACCATTTCAGTGGTGTAGCCGATCTAAGACTGATCAAGGTCAAAGGCAGTGAATTTGCCGGATTTATGCAGGATGAATATACCACTCTTCCAGAGACATGGGATCGACCGTTATTTATTTTCCTGAACATCAATTGGCGTTATGAAGATCCGAGAGATGGCATGGATGATCAGCGTGGACGGTATGTAGCGGCGGAACAGGTCAGAGACTTGGCTGCTGCGGTGTTTCACGAGTGTCGATCTGCTTCCATTCAACATCTGATTTACCAGATTGGACGGAGGTTGTTAAGTCGATTTGAGCAACTGAGTGAGGTTTCATTTGAATCCAACAATCGGACTTGGGAGACAGTGCTGGAGGAAGTGAAGGAGGGAGAAGGCAAAGTATTTACCGAACCGAGACCACCTTATGGATTCCAGGGTTTCTCGATGACAAGGGATGATCTGGGAACAGGCGGCCGTGACGCCGGGAAAGAAGGTGACGTCTAA